The following are from one region of the Verrucomicrobiales bacterium genome:
- a CDS encoding serine/threonine protein kinase produces the protein MSAELSMTRPSDGEESLFLAALERSEPERSAFLDTACQGNPALRSRLETLLAAHARPDANLELPDEVSRHQREAFEGWWRCSGVGLQVGPYKLLEKIGEGGCGIVYVAEQLEPVRRQVAVKVIKLGMDTKELVARFAAERQALALMDHPNIARVFDAGTTGTVRPSDSTSPIPEGRPYFVMELVRGAWITNYCDEHQLGIRQRLDLFVRVCLAIQHAHQKGIIHRDIKPSNILVTVHDEIPVPKVIDFGIAKAIQGRLTESTVHTQQHQFMGTPAYMSPEQAEMGKLDVDTRSDIYSLGVLLYELLTGRTPVEGNELRGMGVDALRQAIREREPSTPSSKLASLSAAEQTETARRRSGDSIQLIQLLRGDLDWILMKCLEKDRSRRYATATELVADIQRHLDNEPVFARPPSAAYRLQKAFRRHRVAFSAVGAVGLALLIGLAGSISQAVRATRAEALASNRLAESEAVTTFLTEVFQSSDPARDGRTVTVVETLKAAAQRLDSDLTDQDARRAELRWILGKSYLALNLAAEAIPLLNQVASYRVSALGPDSREALEAKRQVGKAYTTALEVEQALGVQKELLASHQRLHGRSAPETIAAMVDLGFTYCVANRMDKARELGTEAVKLSREINGPEHPDTVLALQTLGLAYPDAEAVGLREEGYALSLKANGPEHKVTLRAALMLDLSYAAVGREEPRLKLLEWLVPMSVKLSGPNNRATLRNLSELEKVYYNAGRWQDALQLKADHARWDPKDLDTELLVMQAWFGREADYHASCHRLLKLVEGTQIPTTAERAAKAVLLLPPEDPQVLATAFLLARRAVEHGADHRWFGQFQLALGMAEFRRGNYAAADRALLAAEKAAPINAGFFHAMSLQRQGREAEARRRFDETAVRMAPLPDDDQNPLANGSSGGRITTWLAFREAARVLGLEAGEALTSAWLEKLSSDVSATPADGLRSLQLATLLLWLGKTEEHERLSRSFLASASQSVDASVCDRAAKTYLLRPDPDPHSLKQASAAARRALEIASGQDSNLPWFRTVAGMAAYREGQFDRAEALLTEAVVNPLHPSQGRLALVFRAMTRWCAGHTNDAKADLAELRPEDFALPDRSRFTSAVRDHDQLAIRLACYEAATLMKVSPAPRKPD, from the coding sequence GTGAGTGCTGAACTGTCCATGACCCGGCCTTCCGATGGAGAGGAATCTCTCTTCCTTGCCGCATTGGAACGCAGCGAGCCAGAGCGCTCCGCGTTTCTCGACACGGCGTGTCAGGGAAACCCGGCGCTGCGGTCACGCTTGGAGACCTTGCTGGCGGCGCATGCGCGGCCGGACGCCAACCTGGAACTGCCTGACGAGGTGTCCAGGCACCAGCGCGAGGCGTTCGAAGGCTGGTGGCGCTGCAGTGGGGTAGGGCTGCAGGTGGGGCCGTACAAGCTGCTGGAGAAGATTGGCGAGGGTGGATGCGGCATCGTCTATGTCGCCGAGCAGTTGGAGCCTGTGCGACGGCAGGTGGCGGTAAAGGTGATCAAGCTGGGCATGGACACGAAGGAACTGGTCGCTCGCTTCGCTGCAGAGCGCCAAGCCCTCGCCCTCATGGATCATCCGAACATCGCGCGAGTGTTCGATGCAGGGACCACAGGCACGGTGCGGCCTTCCGATTCTACAAGCCCCATTCCGGAGGGACGTCCTTATTTCGTGATGGAGCTGGTGCGGGGTGCCTGGATCACGAACTACTGCGATGAACACCAGTTGGGGATTCGCCAACGACTCGACCTGTTCGTTAGAGTCTGCCTGGCAATTCAGCACGCCCATCAAAAGGGGATCATTCATCGAGACATCAAGCCTTCGAACATCCTGGTGACCGTCCACGACGAGATCCCGGTGCCTAAGGTGATCGATTTCGGCATTGCGAAAGCAATTCAGGGTCGTCTGACCGAGTCGACGGTGCACACCCAGCAGCATCAATTCATGGGTACGCCCGCATACATGAGTCCGGAACAAGCCGAGATGGGGAAGCTGGACGTAGACACTCGCAGCGATATCTACAGCTTGGGGGTTCTGCTCTATGAACTTCTGACTGGGCGGACCCCGGTGGAAGGCAATGAACTGCGCGGGATGGGGGTGGACGCGTTGCGTCAGGCCATTCGTGAACGGGAGCCTTCCACCCCCAGCTCGAAGCTGGCGAGCTTGTCAGCAGCGGAACAAACGGAGACGGCGCGTCGGCGATCGGGGGATTCGATTCAGCTGATTCAGCTGTTAAGGGGCGATCTCGATTGGATCCTGATGAAATGCCTGGAGAAGGATCGTTCTCGGCGTTACGCGACCGCGACGGAGCTGGTGGCAGACATTCAACGGCACCTGGACAATGAGCCCGTGTTCGCCCGGCCGCCCAGCGCAGCTTACCGCTTGCAAAAGGCGTTTCGCCGTCATCGCGTGGCTTTCTCCGCCGTGGGCGCAGTGGGGCTGGCCCTGTTGATCGGACTCGCGGGCAGCATTTCTCAGGCGGTTCGTGCCACTCGCGCTGAGGCGCTGGCATCGAACCGGCTGGCTGAATCGGAGGCTGTGACGACGTTTTTGACGGAGGTGTTTCAGAGCTCGGATCCGGCGCGTGACGGGCGCACGGTGACGGTGGTCGAAACGCTGAAGGCGGCGGCTCAACGGCTGGATTCGGACCTGACCGATCAGGACGCACGACGTGCGGAGCTGCGATGGATCCTCGGAAAATCCTACCTCGCGCTCAACCTGGCCGCGGAAGCCATCCCATTGCTGAACCAGGTGGCGAGCTATCGAGTCTCGGCCCTCGGCCCGGACAGTCGGGAAGCGCTGGAAGCAAAACGTCAGGTGGGCAAGGCCTACACCACCGCCCTTGAAGTCGAGCAGGCACTCGGGGTGCAAAAGGAATTGCTGGCGTCTCACCAGCGGCTGCATGGAAGGAGTGCGCCCGAAACCATCGCGGCGATGGTGGACCTGGGATTCACCTACTGCGTGGCGAACCGCATGGACAAGGCGCGTGAGCTGGGAACAGAAGCGGTGAAGCTGAGTCGCGAGATCAATGGTCCTGAGCATCCGGATACAGTGCTCGCTCTGCAGACGTTGGGGTTGGCGTACCCTGATGCCGAAGCGGTGGGCCTGCGTGAGGAGGGTTACGCGCTCAGTCTCAAGGCAAACGGACCGGAGCACAAAGTCACTCTGCGTGCGGCCCTCATGCTGGATTTGTCCTATGCCGCGGTTGGCCGCGAGGAGCCACGCTTGAAGTTGCTCGAATGGTTGGTGCCGATGTCGGTGAAACTGTCGGGTCCGAACAACCGGGCCACCCTCCGGAACCTGTCCGAATTGGAGAAGGTCTACTACAATGCGGGCCGATGGCAGGATGCGCTGCAACTCAAGGCCGACCATGCCCGATGGGATCCGAAGGACCTGGATACGGAATTGTTGGTCATGCAGGCGTGGTTCGGTCGTGAGGCGGACTACCATGCGTCCTGCCATCGCCTGCTCAAGTTGGTGGAGGGAACTCAGATCCCGACGACAGCCGAACGGGCGGCGAAGGCAGTCCTGCTGCTTCCTCCCGAGGATCCTCAAGTGCTTGCAACGGCATTCCTCCTCGCCCGCCGGGCGGTCGAGCATGGGGCCGACCATCGATGGTTCGGTCAGTTTCAGCTCGCCCTGGGCATGGCCGAGTTTCGCCGCGGCAACTACGCGGCCGCGGACCGGGCGCTCCTGGCGGCGGAGAAGGCAGCGCCGATCAACGCCGGCTTCTTCCACGCGATGAGTCTGCAACGTCAGGGAAGGGAGGCTGAGGCACGGCGCCGATTCGATGAGACGGCCGTGCGCATGGCTCCGCTTCCCGACGATGATCAGAATCCGCTCGCCAATGGGTCTTCGGGAGGTCGCATCACGACGTGGCTGGCCTTCCGGGAAGCTGCGCGCGTATTGGGGTTGGAAGCAGGCGAGGCACTGACCAGTGCCTGGCTGGAAAAACTGAGTAGCGACGTGTCAGCGACTCCTGCGGACGGCCTTCGGTCGCTCCAGTTGGCCACTTTGTTGCTGTGGCTCGGCAAGACCGAGGAGCACGAACGTCTCTCCCGTTCATTCCTCGCTTCGGCCTCCCAGTCTGTGGACGCCTCGGTGTGCGATCGTGCCGCAAAAACCTACTTGCTCCGGCCGGATCCAGACCCCCACAGCTTGAAGCAGGCCAGCGCCGCCGCCCGTCGCGCGCTTGAGATTGCTTCAGGGCAAGACAGCAACCTGCCGTGGTTTCGCACGGTGGCAGGAATGGCGGCCTACCGTGAGGGGCAGTTCGACCGGGCCGAGGCGCTCCTGACCGAAGCGGTGGTAAACCCCTTGCACCCATCCCAAGGCCGACTGGCTCTCGTCTTCAGGGCGATGACCCGCTGGTGCGCCGGCCATACAAACGATGCCAAAGCCGATCTCGCCGAGCTTCGTCCCGAGGATTTTGCCTTGCCCGACCGATCCCGATTCACTTCCGCGGTTCGCGACCACGATCAATTGGCAATACGCCTCGCCTGCTATGAGGCTGCCACGCTGATGAAGGTCTCGCCTGCTCCACGGAAACCCGACTAG
- a CDS encoding RNA polymerase subunit sigma produces the protein MSEITSILLRLEKGDPSATQELMSLVYGELRQVAVSKMAGEPAGHTLQPTALVHEAWLRLGGDSQPGWRNRSHFFGAAAEAMRRILVERARRRLAAKRGSGAELLDIDRLELPAPIADDDALLRVSEAMDKLSRIDPSKAELVKLRYFVGLTFDETAAALGITVPVAKQWWNYARAWLSVELGGRAAD, from the coding sequence GTGAGCGAAATCACGAGTATTCTTTTGCGGTTGGAGAAGGGGGATCCGTCCGCGACGCAGGAATTGATGTCGCTTGTTTATGGAGAGCTCAGGCAAGTGGCGGTAAGCAAGATGGCAGGAGAACCGGCCGGGCACACGCTTCAACCCACGGCGCTCGTTCATGAAGCCTGGCTCAGGCTGGGAGGGGACTCGCAGCCGGGCTGGCGGAATCGGTCTCATTTTTTTGGAGCCGCTGCCGAGGCGATGCGGCGCATCCTCGTGGAACGCGCGCGGCGGCGGCTGGCTGCGAAGCGTGGGAGTGGAGCGGAGTTGTTGGATATCGACCGGCTCGAGCTGCCCGCGCCCATCGCGGATGATGACGCTCTACTGCGCGTGAGCGAAGCGATGGACAAGTTGTCCCGGATCGATCCCTCGAAGGCCGAGTTGGTGAAGCTTCGATACTTTGTCGGCTTAACATTCGACGAGACAGCGGCGGCGCTGGGCATCACCGTGCCGGTGGCGAAGCAATGGTGGAACTATGCGAGGGCCTGGCTTTCGGTTGAGCTCGGAGGTCGGGCGGCGGATTAA
- a CDS encoding cyclic nucleotide-binding domain-containing protein, whose protein sequence is MGHDETKSAADLEGMAKRIRQHPFFADFPEQFIPTLAANAMPVEFDKGQIIFDVGDLANRFYLIEKGKIRLEAEGPDGQNVVLQVLEPGQVLGWSWLFPPHYWRFSAEAVEPVQAVFLYGTRLRETAEADPAFGYQLMKRAAHIVIERLQDVRQKLIDRR, encoded by the coding sequence ATGGGACACGACGAAACGAAGTCAGCTGCGGACTTGGAAGGGATGGCGAAGCGCATCCGTCAACACCCGTTCTTCGCTGATTTTCCTGAGCAGTTCATCCCCACTTTGGCGGCCAACGCCATGCCGGTGGAGTTTGACAAAGGCCAGATCATCTTTGACGTCGGCGACCTGGCCAACCGGTTTTACCTGATCGAAAAGGGGAAGATTCGTCTGGAGGCTGAGGGGCCCGATGGCCAGAACGTGGTCTTGCAAGTGCTCGAACCAGGCCAAGTGCTGGGCTGGTCCTGGCTTTTCCCACCTCACTATTGGCGTTTTAGCGCCGAAGCGGTTGAGCCCGTTCAGGCCGTTTTCCTGTATGGAACTCGGCTGCGTGAAACCGCTGAAGCGGATCCCGCATTCGGCTACCAACTCATGAAGCGTGCCGCCCATATTGTGATCGAACGATTGCAGGACGTGCGGCAAAAGTTGATCGACCGACGCTGA
- a CDS encoding 30S ribosomal protein S1, whose protein sequence is MLTMEEALKQSAMHFAAGEIVKGTIIEVRPKEVLVDIGYKSEGVIPANEFEDIKTAKVGDVIDVLIEKLEDKEGSVVLSKEKAEFKRNWEKILNICNEGGTVVGKVKSVVKGGLVVNIGVEAFLPASQVDVVPPKNLNIFVGNSYDFKVVKINQDRQNIVLSRRELIEQERNERRGKLLSEMVPGDIRKGTVKNITDFGAFIDLNGLDGLLHITDMSWGRIGHPSELLKVGQELDVVVLDINKEKERVSLGLKQKLANPWDNIESKYQVGQKVAGKVVNLVPYGAFVELEPGVEGLVHVTELSWTKRIAKPSDVLKQDQQVEAVVLGINREEQKISLGIRQLETNPWDKAMEKYPPGTHVKGKIRNLTSYGAFVELEEGLDGMIHVSDISWTRKINHPSEVLKKGEEVEAIVLEIDKTNQRIAVGMKQLAEDPWSNIDKYYKVGDLVSGKVSKLASFGAFVGLQHDIDGLVHISQVSEERVEKIKNVLKVGQDVTARVIKIDKAERRIGLSIKAANYTAEQLEAERAVLDALKPGEDLVALQHAFDAAHEAVKEKGKDE, encoded by the coding sequence ATGCTGACTATGGAAGAAGCCCTGAAGCAGAGTGCCATGCACTTTGCCGCCGGGGAAATTGTTAAAGGCACCATCATCGAAGTTCGTCCGAAGGAAGTCCTCGTCGACATCGGTTACAAGAGCGAGGGTGTCATTCCGGCCAACGAATTCGAAGACATCAAGACCGCCAAGGTTGGAGATGTCATCGACGTGCTGATTGAGAAGCTCGAGGACAAGGAAGGTTCCGTAGTGCTCTCGAAGGAGAAGGCGGAGTTCAAGCGCAACTGGGAGAAGATCCTCAACATTTGCAACGAGGGTGGAACGGTCGTTGGCAAAGTGAAGTCCGTGGTGAAGGGCGGCCTGGTGGTGAACATCGGCGTCGAGGCTTTCTTGCCCGCCTCTCAGGTGGACGTGGTTCCTCCCAAGAACCTCAATATTTTCGTCGGCAACTCTTACGACTTCAAAGTTGTTAAGATCAACCAAGATCGCCAGAACATCGTGCTCTCCCGCCGCGAGTTGATCGAGCAGGAGCGCAATGAGCGCCGCGGGAAGCTGCTCAGCGAGATGGTTCCGGGCGATATCCGCAAAGGCACCGTCAAGAACATCACCGATTTCGGTGCGTTCATCGACCTCAACGGTCTGGACGGCTTGTTGCACATCACCGACATGTCCTGGGGACGCATCGGCCATCCTTCCGAGCTGCTCAAGGTCGGGCAGGAGCTCGATGTGGTGGTGCTCGACATCAACAAGGAAAAGGAGCGCGTCAGCCTCGGCCTCAAGCAGAAGCTCGCCAATCCTTGGGACAACATCGAATCGAAGTACCAGGTTGGCCAGAAAGTGGCCGGCAAGGTCGTCAATCTCGTTCCCTACGGCGCCTTTGTCGAACTCGAACCGGGTGTCGAAGGTTTGGTGCATGTCACCGAACTCTCCTGGACCAAGCGCATCGCGAAGCCCTCGGATGTGCTCAAGCAGGACCAGCAAGTCGAGGCCGTGGTGCTCGGAATCAACCGCGAGGAGCAGAAGATCTCCCTGGGTATCCGCCAGCTCGAGACCAATCCGTGGGACAAGGCGATGGAGAAGTATCCTCCCGGAACTCACGTCAAGGGCAAGATCCGCAACCTCACCAGCTACGGCGCGTTTGTGGAGTTGGAAGAAGGTCTGGACGGCATGATCCATGTCTCCGACATCTCCTGGACCCGCAAGATCAATCATCCTTCCGAAGTGCTCAAGAAGGGCGAGGAAGTCGAAGCGATCGTGCTCGAAATCGACAAGACCAACCAGCGCATTGCTGTCGGCATGAAGCAGCTGGCTGAGGATCCCTGGAGCAACATCGACAAGTATTACAAAGTCGGCGACCTGGTCAGCGGCAAGGTTTCCAAGCTCGCGAGCTTCGGAGCGTTCGTCGGCCTGCAGCACGACATCGACGGTTTGGTCCACATCTCGCAGGTCAGCGAAGAGCGCGTGGAAAAAATCAAGAATGTGCTCAAGGTTGGCCAGGACGTTACGGCTCGGGTCATCAAGATCGACAAGGCGGAGCGCCGGATCGGTCTGTCCATCAAGGCGGCCAACTACACCGCCGAGCAGCTGGAAGCCGAGCGCGCCGTTCTGGACGCTCTCAAGCCGGGCGAAGACCTGGTGGCTTTGCAGCATGCCTTCGACGCCGCTCATGAAGCCGTCAAGGAAAAGGGCAAGGACGAATAG
- a CDS encoding DUF1802 family protein, with product MRIAFKEWAVVVDALGRGEQILILRKGGISEGRGGFRLEHSEFWLFPTLYHQQAECVVDEARRRFEPVLPQLQNSNVASIEFLARVVEWHRVEDLAAAQRLQGQHIWKEDVIAQRFDWGPTQNIFAIAIRVYRLAKPIQIPLISEYGGCKSWIELQPDLSPETATPVLSDSEFDAALQRFRTTLAGEASMPGH from the coding sequence GTGCGCATTGCCTTTAAAGAATGGGCCGTGGTCGTGGATGCCTTGGGCCGGGGCGAACAGATCCTGATTCTTCGCAAAGGGGGAATCAGCGAAGGCCGCGGTGGATTCCGATTGGAACACTCGGAGTTCTGGCTATTCCCAACGCTGTACCATCAACAGGCCGAATGCGTTGTGGATGAAGCACGTCGGCGTTTCGAGCCCGTCTTGCCCCAACTCCAAAACAGCAACGTTGCGTCCATTGAGTTCCTGGCGCGGGTGGTTGAATGGCACCGGGTGGAAGATTTGGCCGCTGCACAGCGGCTCCAAGGACAGCATATCTGGAAGGAAGATGTCATCGCCCAGCGTTTCGACTGGGGCCCAACTCAGAACATCTTCGCCATCGCCATCCGTGTTTACCGGCTCGCCAAACCAATTCAAATTCCCCTCATCAGTGAGTACGGAGGCTGCAAGTCGTGGATCGAGCTGCAGCCGGACCTGTCGCCGGAGACCGCCACACCCGTTCTCTCCGACAGCGAGTTCGACGCCGCGCTCCAACGCTTTCGAACCACCCTCGCGGGAGAAGCCTCCATGCCTGGGCACTGA
- the maf gene encoding septum formation protein Maf: protein MNVALPLILASSSPRRSDLLRELGVDFEVQTSPADEIQPEHLSPQEICQINAHRKADAVAQRNPHAWVLGADTLVFLDHQIFGKPKDLSQAHDMLTALQGKVHHVITGVCLLNLAQRKRKVFSDTTSVRFRSLKDADIDAYHALIQPLDKAGAYAIQDHGDRIVESIVGSHSNVVGLPLERLKLAFDELGIPPN, encoded by the coding sequence ATGAACGTAGCCCTCCCCTTGATCCTCGCCTCGAGCTCCCCACGTCGATCGGATCTCCTGCGGGAATTAGGCGTGGACTTTGAAGTCCAAACCAGCCCAGCGGACGAAATTCAGCCCGAGCACCTCTCCCCTCAGGAAATCTGTCAGATCAACGCGCACCGAAAGGCCGATGCGGTGGCTCAACGGAATCCACATGCATGGGTGCTGGGGGCAGACACCTTGGTGTTCTTAGACCATCAGATCTTCGGGAAACCCAAGGATCTCAGCCAGGCTCACGACATGCTGACCGCCCTTCAGGGAAAGGTTCACCACGTGATCACCGGCGTGTGCCTTCTGAACCTGGCACAACGAAAGCGGAAGGTGTTCTCAGACACAACCAGCGTCCGATTCCGGTCTTTGAAGGACGCAGACATCGACGCTTACCATGCGCTCATCCAACCATTGGACAAAGCCGGTGCCTACGCCATCCAGGACCATGGTGATCGAATCGTCGAATCCATCGTAGGCTCCCATTCCAATGTAGTGGGCTTGCCGTTGGAACGACTGAAACTGGCCTTCGACGAACTCGGTATCCCCCCGAACTGA
- a CDS encoding c-type cytochrome yields MNSALRSPLCFLLLASLAFRPNASAATSPLSAADALASFELADPTLTIELVAAEPDVSSPVSLTWDADGRLFVAEMQDYPIGPGPGRIRLLQDKDGDGRYETSQVFAESLPYPNGVLAWNNGVLVTAAPELLFLKDNDQDGRADERRVVLTGFAEGNQQLRVNGLTWGGDGWVYGANGRSDGDIRRPDEFQGVSLRGLDFRFRPDTGDYQTLAGRSQFGLGRDDWGNRFLSWNTIPARHDGVPLEYLLKNPRLATSSGVVAVQPAEDDGRVFPRTPTPKTFNQESTAHYNALAGLIVFRGDALPPGYAGNLFVGETLRNLVHRRILQPRGSSFTAVRGEKDREFLASTDPWFHPVNFATGPDGALYVADFYRSWVEHPNFVPEKLRNAADWREGAQHGRIWRIRSKKKNPAPLTPLSKATTEELVKLLENPNGWKRDTAQRLLWERRDLQAHAGLKELAVRGALPQTRVQALFTLQPLNGLAESNLLTALADPQPRVREVAVRLCETQLVSSPVLLKRVAGLAKDRDDRVRLQVALSISAAPVSERTEVLYQVSQNSALDALQAIAIRCSAGERPWPLLEQIMWGERSYLDPTPDRLEFLRSLASDVGAAGPEQDRASLIAMLVNFRARGLTTKHLALFAGLIDGWSGVDHAWSERFRSLCETDERKAWLDDFVSLARQTAEDPKSEGPLARLATEVLARAGTKEARAALAAFLKGPQREIIQTEAARAWGKINEAAQWKEVLSQWPSYSVRSRRALITSATSSPEATIELVQAIEEGRVAITEMDPAAQQTLRQNRIPELIERIAKALGQPASEDRQRVIETFAAALSQKGDPARGADHFARACLSCHQLQGKGQLVGPDLAGLGNRTKEALLSDLLDPSRQVAADFVSYTAQTETGEAITGILVSETSAGVTLRRPGLSDELIPRAQLKQLQASGKSLMPDGLESGMTPADMADLLEFLLNPGSAKLP; encoded by the coding sequence ATGAACTCCGCATTGCGATCGCCCCTGTGCTTTCTCCTATTGGCGAGCCTGGCGTTCCGACCGAATGCCTCCGCCGCGACCAGCCCGCTCTCCGCCGCCGACGCCCTCGCGTCGTTCGAGCTAGCCGATCCCACGCTCACCATCGAGCTCGTGGCTGCCGAGCCCGATGTCTCGAGCCCGGTCTCACTCACCTGGGATGCCGATGGACGGCTGTTCGTGGCGGAGATGCAGGACTATCCCATCGGCCCCGGCCCTGGGAGAATCCGCCTGCTGCAAGACAAGGACGGCGATGGCCGATATGAAACCTCACAGGTGTTCGCCGAATCCCTTCCCTATCCCAATGGAGTCCTCGCTTGGAACAACGGAGTTCTGGTGACCGCCGCCCCCGAGCTGCTCTTTCTGAAGGACAATGATCAGGATGGACGGGCGGATGAACGTCGCGTGGTTTTAACCGGGTTCGCCGAGGGCAATCAACAGCTGCGCGTGAACGGACTCACGTGGGGCGGCGATGGCTGGGTTTATGGTGCCAATGGACGCAGCGACGGCGATATCCGCCGGCCCGACGAGTTTCAAGGTGTGAGCCTCCGCGGACTTGACTTCCGCTTCCGTCCCGACACGGGGGATTACCAAACCCTGGCCGGTCGAAGTCAATTTGGGTTGGGCCGAGATGATTGGGGCAACCGCTTCCTTTCCTGGAACACCATCCCTGCTCGCCATGACGGCGTGCCTCTGGAGTATCTGCTTAAAAACCCGCGCCTGGCAACCTCCTCAGGGGTGGTGGCCGTGCAGCCAGCGGAGGATGATGGACGAGTCTTTCCACGCACGCCCACTCCCAAAACCTTCAACCAGGAATCGACCGCCCACTACAACGCATTGGCCGGTCTCATCGTGTTCCGGGGTGATGCGCTGCCTCCTGGTTATGCCGGAAATCTCTTCGTGGGCGAAACACTCAGAAACCTGGTTCACCGCCGGATCCTTCAACCGCGCGGCAGCAGCTTCACCGCGGTTCGAGGAGAAAAGGACCGGGAGTTCCTCGCCTCGACCGACCCGTGGTTCCATCCGGTGAATTTTGCCACCGGACCCGATGGAGCCCTCTACGTGGCAGACTTCTATCGCTCCTGGGTCGAGCATCCCAACTTCGTTCCCGAGAAGCTCAGGAATGCGGCGGACTGGCGGGAAGGAGCCCAGCATGGCCGTATCTGGAGGATCCGTTCGAAGAAGAAAAACCCCGCACCCTTAACTCCCCTGTCAAAGGCGACCACTGAGGAGCTCGTAAAGTTGTTGGAGAACCCCAACGGATGGAAGCGGGACACCGCCCAACGACTGCTGTGGGAGCGGCGCGATCTGCAGGCCCATGCGGGACTCAAAGAGCTCGCCGTGCGTGGAGCCCTCCCTCAAACCCGAGTCCAAGCTCTCTTCACGCTGCAGCCCCTCAACGGCTTGGCGGAATCCAACCTTTTAACGGCTCTGGCCGATCCCCAGCCCCGCGTTCGCGAGGTGGCAGTACGGCTTTGCGAAACCCAACTGGTCAGCTCGCCGGTGCTGTTGAAACGCGTGGCTGGGCTGGCGAAGGACCGGGACGATCGCGTCCGCCTTCAGGTTGCGCTCTCCATTTCAGCCGCCCCTGTCAGCGAGCGCACCGAGGTGCTGTATCAGGTCAGCCAAAACTCCGCATTGGACGCGCTTCAGGCAATTGCCATCCGCTGCAGTGCCGGGGAAAGGCCGTGGCCGCTGCTCGAGCAGATTATGTGGGGAGAGCGGTCCTACCTGGATCCCACCCCCGATCGGCTCGAGTTTCTGCGCAGCCTGGCTTCCGATGTCGGGGCCGCCGGGCCTGAGCAGGATCGGGCGTCGCTCATCGCCATGCTCGTCAATTTTCGCGCCCGCGGGCTAACGACGAAGCACCTGGCCCTGTTCGCCGGTTTGATCGACGGATGGTCGGGGGTTGATCATGCCTGGTCCGAGCGCTTCCGTTCCCTCTGCGAAACCGATGAACGCAAAGCCTGGCTGGACGATTTTGTGTCGCTGGCCCGCCAGACTGCGGAGGATCCAAAGTCGGAAGGCCCGCTGGCGCGCCTGGCCACGGAGGTGCTCGCCCGTGCCGGCACCAAGGAAGCCCGGGCGGCCCTGGCCGCTTTTCTCAAGGGGCCACAACGTGAAATCATTCAAACGGAAGCCGCGCGAGCGTGGGGCAAAATCAACGAGGCGGCTCAATGGAAGGAAGTCCTGAGCCAATGGCCGAGCTACTCGGTTCGTTCTCGACGAGCACTCATCACGAGCGCCACCAGCTCCCCCGAAGCCACCATCGAACTCGTGCAAGCGATCGAGGAGGGGCGGGTCGCGATTACGGAGATGGATCCAGCCGCACAGCAGACGCTGCGACAGAACCGAATTCCCGAGCTGATCGAGCGGATCGCCAAGGCGCTGGGGCAGCCCGCTTCGGAGGACCGGCAGCGAGTCATCGAAACATTCGCCGCCGCACTCAGCCAGAAAGGCGATCCTGCGCGCGGCGCAGACCATTTCGCGCGGGCTTGCTTGAGCTGCCACCAATTGCAGGGCAAGGGCCAGTTGGTTGGCCCAGATCTCGCCGGACTCGGCAACCGAACCAAAGAGGCGCTCTTGTCCGACCTCCTGGATCCCAGCCGCCAGGTCGCGGCCGACTTCGTGTCCTACACCGCTCAGACCGAAACAGGCGAAGCCATCACGGGAATCCTGGTCTCAGAAACCTCCGCAGGCGTGACGCTCCGACGTCCAGGGCTCAGCGATGAACTCATCCCCCGAGCCCAGCTCAAGCAGCTTCAGGCGAGCGGAAAATCACTGATGCCGGACGGCTTGGAAAGCGGCATGACCCCCGCGGATATGGCGGACCTGCTGGAGTTCCTCTTGAACCCCGGGTCAGCCAAACTCCCCTAG
- a CDS encoding NYN domain-containing protein codes for MALVRILVDGYSLLHQWRELAPGKARYSAAARDELIRELTLYQDSSGTPITVVFDGNQPATGPRTIPSRRELEILYTKAGQTADQVIERVTHRLTAYGEVLVVTDDHAERDTVTSVGGMTSDCRNFIDTMKSAQDELRGRIEGRNLSERNRFKRSR; via the coding sequence ATGGCATTGGTGCGAATCCTGGTCGATGGCTACAGCCTGCTTCATCAATGGCGCGAATTGGCGCCCGGTAAGGCACGCTACAGCGCCGCAGCCCGCGACGAGCTCATCCGGGAACTGACCCTCTACCAGGATTCGAGCGGCACCCCGATCACGGTCGTGTTCGACGGGAACCAACCCGCCACCGGTCCCCGCACCATCCCCTCCCGAAGAGAGCTAGAAATTTTATATACGAAAGCGGGCCAAACAGCCGATCAGGTAATTGAGCGCGTCACGCACCGCCTGACAGCCTACGGGGAAGTCCTGGTGGTGACGGACGATCACGCCGAGCGGGATACAGTGACTTCCGTTGGCGGGATGACGAGTGATTGTCGGAACTTCATCGACACCATGAAATCCGCTCAGGACGAACTTCGCGGCCGGATCGAAGGTCGTAACCTCTCGGAACGGAACCGGTTCAAACGCTCACGCTGA